A window from Mycolicibacterium tokaiense encodes these proteins:
- a CDS encoding polyphosphate kinase 2 family protein — MTDLPAQWTHAPHTVLAFRPGDTVAAIDANATPGFSGNKADAPGIQAQRNERLAELQEMLYANSRAGDGRSVLLILQGMDTAGKGGIVKHVVGAANPQGIRYTSFGAPTAEELSHHYLWRIRNALPSAGQIGVFDRSHYEDVLIVRVRNLVPPDVWGARYDEINAFEKELTDAGTTIVKVAMFVSLEEQKRRLAQRLERPDKYWKYNPGDIDERALWPAYQQAYQAVLDKTSTAHAPWHVVPCDRKWYSRLAINELLIEALKSLDLSWPAADFDVEDEKARLQLL, encoded by the coding sequence ATGACCGACCTGCCTGCGCAGTGGACCCATGCACCCCACACGGTGCTCGCCTTCCGGCCTGGCGACACGGTCGCCGCCATCGATGCCAACGCCACCCCCGGATTCAGTGGCAACAAGGCCGACGCGCCAGGCATTCAGGCCCAGCGCAACGAACGGCTGGCTGAACTGCAGGAAATGCTGTACGCCAACAGCCGCGCGGGCGACGGGAGATCGGTGCTGCTGATCCTGCAGGGCATGGACACCGCGGGCAAAGGCGGCATCGTCAAACACGTCGTCGGCGCCGCCAATCCGCAGGGCATCCGCTACACCAGCTTCGGGGCGCCGACCGCCGAGGAGTTGTCGCACCACTACCTGTGGCGGATCCGCAACGCGCTGCCGTCGGCCGGCCAGATCGGCGTCTTCGACCGCTCGCACTACGAAGACGTGCTCATCGTGCGGGTGCGCAACCTGGTGCCGCCGGATGTGTGGGGCGCGCGCTACGACGAGATCAACGCCTTCGAGAAGGAACTCACCGACGCCGGTACCACCATTGTGAAGGTCGCGATGTTTGTCTCACTCGAGGAGCAGAAGCGGCGGCTGGCGCAGCGGCTGGAGCGGCCGGACAAGTACTGGAAGTACAACCCCGGCGACATCGATGAGCGGGCGTTGTGGCCGGCCTACCAGCAGGCCTACCAGGCCGTGCTGGACAAGACGTCGACCGCTCATGCGCCGTGGCACGTGGTGCCCTGCGACCGCAAGTGGTACAGCCGACTGGCCATCAACGAGCTGTTGATCGAGGCGTTGAAGTCTCTTGACCTGTCCTGGCCCGCAGCCGATTTCGACGTGGAGGACGAAAAGGCGCGGCTTCAGCTTTTGTAG
- a CDS encoding TetR/AcrR family transcriptional regulator produces MSGHVAQQPQAEPVKVDGRKRRWHQHKVDRRNELVDGTLGAIRRQGRDISMDEIAAEIGVSKTVLYRYFVDKNDLTTAVMMRFVQTTLIPNMAAALSTHLDGYDLTREIIRVYVDTVAAEPEIYPFVFANSSASKSKVIADSERIIAGMLAVMFRRRMQRAGMDTKGVEPWAYMIVGGVQLATHSWMSHRRMSSDELIDYLTMLSWSALQGIVESGGSLARFNSQPHPPPELPPSLG; encoded by the coding sequence ATGAGCGGACACGTGGCACAACAGCCCCAGGCCGAACCAGTCAAGGTCGACGGCCGCAAACGGCGCTGGCACCAGCACAAGGTGGATCGGCGCAACGAACTCGTCGACGGCACCCTCGGCGCCATCCGCCGGCAGGGCCGCGACATCAGCATGGACGAGATAGCTGCGGAAATCGGTGTCTCCAAGACCGTTCTCTACCGGTATTTCGTGGACAAGAACGACCTCACCACCGCGGTCATGATGCGCTTTGTGCAGACCACCCTGATCCCCAACATGGCGGCCGCGCTGTCCACCCATCTGGATGGTTACGACCTCACCCGCGAAATCATCCGGGTGTACGTCGACACCGTGGCCGCCGAGCCCGAAATCTACCCGTTTGTCTTCGCGAACAGCTCGGCCAGCAAAAGCAAGGTGATCGCCGACAGCGAACGGATCATCGCCGGCATGCTCGCCGTGATGTTCCGCCGCCGCATGCAGCGAGCCGGGATGGACACCAAGGGTGTGGAGCCGTGGGCCTACATGATCGTCGGCGGCGTCCAGCTGGCCACCCACTCCTGGATGTCGCACCGCCGGATGAGTTCCGACGAGCTGATCGACTACCTGACGATGCTCTCGTGGAGCGCACTGCAGGGCATCGTGGAAAGCGGCGGATCGCTGGCCCGGTTCAACAGTCAGCCGCATCCGCCACCGGAGCTGCCGCCGTCGTTAGGCTGA
- a CDS encoding helix-turn-helix domain-containing protein encodes MTQDENLATVVTHAASDIGSFIRAQREAAQVSVRQLAEKAGVSNPYLSQIERGLRKPSAEVLNQIAKALRVSAEVLYVQAGILEPGEPNAVRDAIVTDMAITERQKQVLLDIYASFIQQNEAAVEESVRPLEAAREESTTD; translated from the coding sequence ATGACGCAGGACGAAAATCTTGCCACCGTGGTGACTCACGCCGCGTCCGACATCGGCAGCTTCATCCGGGCGCAGCGCGAGGCGGCGCAGGTATCTGTGCGGCAGCTGGCCGAGAAGGCCGGGGTGAGTAACCCATACCTCAGTCAGATCGAGCGTGGGCTGCGCAAGCCATCTGCCGAAGTGCTGAATCAGATCGCCAAGGCACTGCGAGTGTCTGCCGAGGTGCTCTACGTGCAGGCCGGGATCCTCGAACCCGGTGAGCCGAACGCGGTCCGCGACGCCATCGTCACGGACATGGCGATCACGGAACGTCAGAAGCAGGTGCTGCTCGACATCTACGCCTCGTTCATCCAGCAGAACGAGGCCGCGGTCGAGGAATCCGTCCGGCCTCTGGAGGCTGCCCGGGAGGAGTCCACCACTGACTGA
- a CDS encoding DUF445 domain-containing protein: MDGVVVRNPPERASLAESFAGADSAADAQRRSALRRMKLVALGFLVAATVIFLVCTWAQSQGAAPWVGYVRAAAEAGMVGALADWFAVTALFKHPLGIPIPHTAIIRRKKDQLGEGLGTFVRENFLSADVVETKIRDAEIAGRLGKWLAHPANATRVAGESATVLRVGVELLRDEDVQQVIDKMIVRRIAEPQWGPPVGRVLASLLAENRQEALIQLLCDRAFEWSLNAGETIERVVIRDSPSWSPKFVDQLLGDRIHRELMDFTDKVRRDPDHELRRSANRFLFEFAEDLQNDAATIAKAESVKERLMARDEVAGAAETAWRTLKRLVLEGVDDPSSTLRTKITESVQRLGESLCSDADLRDKVDNWIVRGAQHLVAQYGVEITAIITETIERWDADEASRRIELHVGRDLQFIRINGTVVGALAGLVIYSVAQIIF, from the coding sequence ATGGACGGTGTGGTCGTGAGAAACCCGCCCGAGCGCGCGTCGCTGGCCGAGTCCTTTGCCGGCGCCGATTCGGCCGCCGATGCGCAGCGCCGCTCCGCCCTGCGGCGGATGAAGCTGGTGGCCCTGGGCTTCCTGGTGGCGGCCACGGTGATCTTCCTGGTCTGCACGTGGGCGCAGTCCCAGGGTGCCGCGCCCTGGGTCGGCTACGTGCGCGCCGCGGCCGAGGCGGGCATGGTGGGCGCGCTTGCGGACTGGTTCGCCGTCACGGCGCTGTTCAAGCACCCGCTGGGCATCCCGATCCCGCACACCGCCATCATCCGGCGCAAGAAGGATCAGCTCGGCGAGGGGCTGGGCACGTTCGTACGGGAGAACTTCCTCTCTGCCGACGTGGTGGAGACCAAGATCCGCGACGCGGAGATCGCCGGCCGGCTGGGCAAGTGGCTGGCCCACCCGGCGAACGCGACCCGGGTGGCCGGCGAGTCGGCCACCGTGTTGCGGGTGGGGGTGGAGCTGCTGCGTGACGAGGACGTCCAGCAGGTCATCGACAAGATGATCGTGCGCCGGATCGCCGAACCGCAGTGGGGCCCGCCGGTGGGGCGGGTGCTGGCCAGTCTGCTGGCCGAGAACCGTCAGGAGGCCCTGATCCAGCTGTTGTGCGACCGGGCCTTCGAGTGGTCGTTGAACGCCGGCGAGACCATCGAGCGGGTGGTCATCCGGGATTCGCCCAGTTGGTCTCCCAAGTTCGTCGACCAGTTGCTCGGCGACCGCATCCACCGCGAGCTGATGGACTTCACCGACAAGGTGCGCCGCGACCCCGACCACGAACTGCGCCGCTCGGCCAACCGTTTCCTGTTCGAGTTCGCCGAGGACCTGCAGAACGACGCCGCCACCATCGCCAAGGCCGAGTCGGTCAAGGAACGCCTGATGGCCCGCGACGAGGTGGCGGGCGCCGCGGAGACCGCGTGGCGCACGCTCAAGCGTCTGGTGCTCGAGGGGGTTGATGACCCGTCGTCGACCTTGCGCACCAAGATCACCGAATCGGTGCAGCGCCTGGGCGAATCCCTGTGCAGCGACGCTGATCTGCGCGACAAGGTGGACAACTGGATCGTGCGCGGCGCGCAGCATCTGGTGGCGCAGTACGGCGTGGAGATCACCGCCATCATCACCGAGACCATCGAACGCTGGGACGCCGACGAGGCCAGCCGGCGCATCGAGCTGCACGTGGGGCGCGATCTTCAATTCATCCGTATCAACGGCACCGTGGTGGGGGCACTCGCGGGCCTGGTGATCTACTCAGTGGCGCAGATCATATTCTGA